One Novipirellula galeiformis genomic window, GATCGTTCGAACCGTCAAAAACGAAGCGTCACCAGGAGTGCGGTCGCAGACGGTCTGCGCAGATCGCGAAAAACAAGGCCCGCAGCCGCACTGGCAGACAATCAGGAAACGCACAAAGCGGCCCAGTCGCTGGTTGCAACGTGGCACCCCGGGCCATCTCCGCCACCATCATCAGTCCTGCGGTCACGCGACAAGAAAGCAATACCCTTCTTGAATTCTCTAGGCAATCGCTGAATCTTCAAAGCGTTCCACCGGCCTTCTTGAACCAAGGCCTTGAACATCGGCTCCGCTCGTGCCTCGCTCCGCGATGTCAAAGCCTAAATTGTTCTACGCTTCGTGAGATCGTGAGTGTGGTGCATGCTGAGATGGACAGTGCATGGAATCGTGATGCAGTTCAGCGGGAGCATGTGCATCGCTGGGGCGGGATGCTTCGGGATGCACTAGGGAGTCAGTATACGGATTCGACGTGGCTGAAGTCTATCGGTTTCGTCGAGGATGTGAACAAGCACTACAGGATGAAGAACTGGCTAGTCCTGGTATGCGAAGCAGGGAAGTGGATGGCATACAGCGTCAAGTCGTCGCATTGGCATTTCCTTTGCGATGTTGAACGCAGGGAAGATGTAACCAGTCTAATTAGTGCGCTGAAGTTAAAAGCGTAGAACGGTTGCCATCACCGGGCACGGAGAGTGATGTATCCATTTGTGAAAACGCGCAAGCCGTGCTCCGTGTGAATGGCTTGGTTATCCGATCAATTGATCGAGTTCAGACGTGTCATCCCAGTCATAATTTGCGTATGCAAAATCTGAGTGTGTAACAACGCATATCTTACCGTTCTTGCAAAGGATTGAGACGCCGTGTTCCGGATCAATATCCGATGCGCCAACGAAGATGACATACGTGTCACTTGAATCGCGAAGGCGCGGGACAATTGCCGCATGGATGTCGATAGCAAAGTCCTCATCTTCCATGTCGTCGACTTCGTCGGGACCAAGGTACGCCTGTGCGTACTTGCGTGCAAGTTTCTCTGTCGACGGCAATCCTGTTTTTGCAAACTGCTCCACGACTGCGACAGATTTCAATTGGGAAGCGGTTGGTGGTTCTGGTTCCTCGTCGCTTAAGACTCGTAACTCAAGTTCGGCGAAGTGTTCGGAATCGATGAGTGCAGTCCATGCTTCCTCGTCAGGGCACCACTGAAGTTTCGCCATTTAGAATTGCCTCTCTTTGGCGGAAGATGGATTTCAGTCGGCGAACTATTCTTTTTACACCCGGTCAGTCGGGTGATATAACGGAATTGGACTTAATATCACGGGGTGAGTCAAGCGATTTGGGTTATATCACTCGAAAGCGTGTGACTCGAGTAATCGTCGGTTTTATTGCTCGGGAGCAGAGGGGGGCAATGGGCTGGATGTCCGAGCTGTGTGGACCTTCGGCCACTTGGGTGACGCCCCGATTGACCTCCATCGCAATGATCGCAAACAGATTGTTGGCGATGTGATGCGGAGTTGCAAGCAAATTCTCCGGAAGGTTTTCAGGGGTTGGCGCAGGAGTGGTTGAGCACGCCCGCTTGACGCTGTGCCGGTAGGCTAAAAAAACTGTCAGGACTGAATGGCACAGGCATAAGCGGGCAGAACCCACCTGTAGATGCGGACGGCCGCGACGACACCCACAGGCATCGCTAGTAAATGGTGGCGAATCCTGCTCCGCATTCAGAGTGCCAAGCATGAATTGGAAATTACGGTGAGGTTCCGTTGAAACGGAGATATGACACTTCCCGCTTCTTGGAGAGCTCACCGTGAACACTCCGTTTACGGTTGCCCCGGCAGACATGCGAAAGCAAATTGCGGTCCGCGAAAACGTTTTGCCTGGTTCTACTTCTGCCAAAGTCCGAAGTCGCCAAAATTTGTCGTGAAATCGGGCACCAATTTCGATACGGCACGTACACCCCGATGAATGTCGTTTGGATGTTCATTACTCAAGTGCTTTCAGCAGACTACAGCTGCCAACAAGCAGTCACTCGATTTAACGCATTTCGGGTAGCTCGTGGTTTGCTCAGGGTCATCAGCCAGACGACCTTCTATTGCAAGGCGAGATGTTGGTTGCCGGAAGAGCTCTTCGAGTGACGGTTGGCTTGGACGTCACGTCGATGTGAGGAGCCTAACAATGAGGTATGGTTGTTTCAGGAGCGGATCGTCGAGATGGTTGACGGCTGGATGGTGACGATGGCCGTTCGTTACTACCCCAGCTACCCCAGTTTCTAGTTGCTCGCTGCTGGAGAAATGCGAGGCGTCGACTTGGTCGCCCGCGTGCATCATCTTCGCAAAGTAGACTTTCGCCGTGGTCTCAAACAGGGCGATCTCGATCAACTTGTTGTCGATCGAACACCGCAACAACTAAAGTGGATGAGTGCAGCAGAATACGCAACGTTCCCAGACATAATCTTTGTTCGGCATCTGAAATACAAAGTCGAGCAGCGTGGCTTTCGGACCCGCGAGATCACGCTCGCCACGACATTGCTCGACTCTGAGCCTCTACGAGGCTGAAGAGTTGGCTCTGCTGTATTACGCTCTGCTGGAGCGTCGAGTTACATATCTGCAGTTTGAAGACCCAAATGCAGATGGATCATCTGTGATGCAAGAGTCCGCAGATGGTTCGTAAAGAAATTCACTGTCACATGATCGCTTATAACGTAGTGCGCTGTGTGATGTTTGCATCGGCTTTACGGTTCAAGCTATGCCTCTCGCGGCTGAGTTTCACCGATGCGATGCAGACGGTCGAAGAGTTTGCCGCATCGCTTCGCCTTGGATCGGGCGCCACCTTAAGCAGTGGGGCAATCTGTTGGAGGTGATCGGTGAAATTGAAGCTGGCAACCGCCCGGGCGACAAGAAAAAAGGGAACTCAAGCGTCGGCGGCAGAAGAACTACAAGCTGATGACGTGCCCCCGCAACCCGAACCGAAACCGTTGCGCTACAGCGGCGTAGGATTATGCCCGTGCCATTCAGGCCTGGCACATTTTTTGACACCTTTTCTTCACCATTCAAGCTCGCACCATGGCGGTCTGGTAGTCCGTTTGGTCATTGGTTCAATGCGCTGAACATCTAGGATGCTTCAAATCTCCGCTGTCCCCTACTCTGGAAATCGAACGTGAAAACGACTCACCACACCACGCTAATTCGGTTTGCTTTGGCATGGGGAATCGGTTCATCAATGCTAAACGGTTCATTGCTGTCGGCCAGCGACGTCGTTTGGCCGGGTTTCCTCGGCCCCGAACGCGACGGCTGGGTCGATCATTTTCAGCCGCCCGTTGAGTGGCCTAAATCATTGAACACGGTATGGCAAGTTGAAGTGGGCAAGGGATACGGATCACCACTGGTGGCCAATGGTCGCGTCTATCAGCACTCTCGTGAGGGAGGTGAGGAAGTGCTGCGGTGTTTAGAGTTGGCCACAGGAAAAGAGATCTGGAAGCAGACTTACGCGGTTCCCTTTCAAGCATCATCGGGCGGTGAGCGGCATGGGAATGGCCCGAAATCTTCGCCCATCCTTGCCGACGGCCGCATCTTTACGATGAGTAGCCTTGGTGAGATTTCCGCTTGGGACGCGAAGTCGGGCGATCGGTTGTGGCGTCGTGACCATCGAAAACGTTTCCCGAAGAATCACCCTAACTGGGGCGCTTCCACTTCGCCCATCGTTGACGGGGATCGCGTGGTCGCTCACTTTGGCAATGACGACGAAGGAGCTTTGATTGCGTTGAACGTGAAGACGGGCGAGGAAATTTGGAGTCAGGGTAGCGATGGAGCTTCCTATTCGTCGCCTCTCGCTGTCGAAATTCACGGTGTCCACCAAATCGTCGACTGGAACCATCGTGCCCTTGTGGGGGTGGACAGCGAATCGGGAACGATGCTGTGGGAGTTCCCCCTTCCGCAATTCACCAGCAACCAAAACATGCCAACGCCCACGTTCCACAATGGTCAAATTCTATTGGGCGGCGAGAATCGAGGCATCTATGGTCTGGAACCCGTGATCAAGGATGGCGAGTGGTCGGTGTCGGAACGCTGGTTCCAAAAGGACGTCGCTTTGGATATGAGCACCGCAGTGATCAACGGAGACCTGCTGTTCGGGTTCTCGCACTACAAGAAGGGGCAGCTGTTTTGCCTCGACACGACGACAGGTAAAGTGCGGTGGCGAGGGCCGGGACGAACGGGAGATAACGTCGCGTTCCTGTCGATCCCCGATCACGTTGTGGCCTTGCTGGACAATGGGCGATTGCAGGTGATCAAGGCAACCGAGAGTGCGCTTGAGGAAGTTGCCAGCTATCAGGTTGCCGACAGCCCCACATGGGCACCGCCTGTGCTGTTAGAAAACGGTCTGCTGATCAAGGATCAAACGAGCCTAGCGTTATGGTCATTCGAGTGATCCGGTCTTTGGGGGCGTTGCGTGCTCTACGGCGATGTCGCTTGACCGCGTTGCGGTCCTTAGAACCGCATTCTCTGGCCAATGTGCCGGATCACCGCGGCAACGCTTTCTCGAACTCGACGCGGAAACGGTCAAACGCTTCGATTTGAGGCATGTGACCGAGCCCCTCCAGTTCATACAGCTGACAATCCTCAATCTCCGCCGCGGTCTGCTTGCCGAGATTCTGATACTGGCCCAATTCCCGTTCGACGCCCGGCTTCTTCCAGCCACGCCCTGGCCCAGTTCGATCCCGAGTTCCGATAATCAGCCGCGTGGGAACGTTGATGTCTGCCCATTCGTTGCAAACCGGTTGCGAGAAAATCATGTCGTACGTCATCGCGTTGTTCCAAGCGACTCGCTCCCAATCGGGGCCGTTGATCCAGCCGACGTGAATCTTCATCCATTCGTCGTACGCCGGGTCCCATTTACCGTCGTAGTAGTTCTTTAGCTGGTACGCTTTGATGTCCGCAGGCGTCTTTTTGACTTCGTTCTGGTAGAAGAATTGAACGTCTTTGTACTGCACAAATTTCAAATAGTCTTCCAAACCAATCGGGTTCACCAATATCAAACGTTCGACGTCGCTTTGATACATCAGCGTGTACCGAGCTGCTAACATACCGCCCATCGAGTGCCCGACAATGACCGGTTTTTTGATCCCAAGCTTCTCGATCAACTGCCGTGTGTTGTGTGCAAGTTGAGGGAAACCGAATTGGTAGTAGGCAGGTTTAGACGACTTTCCAAAACCGATTTGGTCGGGAATCAAGACCGAGTAGCCTTTCGATTGCAGTAGCGTTGCTGTCTGCTCCCAATACGATCCCGAAAAATTCTTGCCATGCAGCAAAACGACCGTCGGCATTTCCTCCGATCCCTTTAAATGCATATAAGCCATCTGCAATGTTTGTCGCTGCGAGCTGAACTCAAACGTCTCAACGGGGAATGGATAGGGATAATTATCCAGTTGGGCATTGTAGGAAGGCGATTCTTGACCGACCGCCACAACCGAGGTGACTGCCATCACAAACAGACTGGCAAGTACGCATCGAGCCTTTTGATTCATTTGACGTTTTCCTATTGTGGCACGTTCGTATCGACTTGAATGGAGACATTTCTGGACGCGCTCGCCCAGGCGTTCGGCGGGCCGTGTCGAGCGTTGGCGGGCAATGTCCTTTTGGGTCTAATGACCGCACACGGATGCGCTCCGCCGTCGCTCACTTTCCGTTTTTCCTTTCACGGTGGCATCGTTTTCGGCCAGGGATGGACGCCTACCCCCACGTCGTCGACCTAGGTATCCGTTCGGCATTTCGTCTGCAGCTAAAGGTTGGTTGCCAATGCTTTCCAGGAACATCTGCCTGAATTGTAGTGGATGAGGCAACGAGTCCCTTCACGCCAGTGCGTCGGGGGAAGCTCCGGGGGACATAACAACTCCGGGGGGACATAGCTTACGGTTCAGTCCCTGCCCCCGTGAGCGGGTTCGCACCTCACCCCGCTAGGTGCGATGTCCTAGGTGCGATGTCCTAGGTGCGATGTCCTAGGTGCGATGTCCTAGGTGCGATGTCGCCGTATCCAATGTCGAGTCATTGGCTCGGGCAACGGATCTGCCACGCCTCGCTCCGGCACGTTCGGAGCGAGGTGACTGCGGAATCACTTGGATTGAAAAAACAGCCCGGATTGTCCTTTGTCAACAACGAACGATTAGCAACCCAGGCTTACGGTGCAACGGGCTTTAGCGTGATGCCGCGTAAATCGAGCAGCCAGTTTTTCAAACTAGGATCTGCCTTGAATACCGCGACGCTGGTGTCTTGGGGAAGCGTGATCGTCCCAAGTTTGACTTGTCGATAATCATCCCAACCGTTGGTGCTTTGCACCGTGCCGGTCAACGTTTGCTCGCCGAGAGTGAAGATGAAAGCGTTTCCGGCGGTATTCGCGGGACAGGCATAGTCGAGCCAAACTTCGTATTGACTTGGTTTGTCATTCGCAACGGTCCATTCGACTCGGTCGTTGATATCGCTCCAAAATCCGATGTTTTTATGTTTCGCTTCGAAGTTAATCTTGTCACCAAAAATTCGACATGCGGCGGCGGTCATTTCGAAGGTTCCTCCATCGCGTGCGGTGATCGTGATGGGTTCGTTTCCAGGAAAGGCTTTGGGGGCCGGTCCCAATTCGTCAAGAAACGCGAGCAAGTCGCTCATCTGCGACGGGGAGATTACTTTTTCAAACTCTTCAGGCATCAGTGACGTGCCGACACTTTGGACTTGGTCGATATCGTCTCGCAAGATGGTTTTGGATTTGCCATTTTGCATTGTCAATTCGATTGCCACCGTCGATTCGTTGGTGATGATACCTGCTTCGACGACTCCATCGAGTGTCAGCACGTTGTAGCTGAGGTACTTGTCTTCGACTGCGGCATTGGGAGCCAGGATTGCGGTCACCATCGCTTTAGGGGAGCGATCCTTGAGCCCGGCCAAATCGGGGCCGACTTGATTGCCGATACCTTTGACGCGATGACAGGTGGCACAATGCTGGGTAAAGATCGCTTGTCCGCGGCTCTGGTCCCCGTCCGCGGGATTCACGCTGCGATAGGTTTCGAGCAAGGCGTGTTTGTCCCCCGAGCTCATCGCATCGCCGAATAATTCCGTCGCCGCCGCACGCACTTTCTCGCTGACGTGAGTGGTCATCTTTTGGCGATGTTCCGAGCCTATCGTTTGCAGCGGGATCGTGTTGCTGCGGACGGCCTCGGCTAATTGCAACGCGGTGGATTCACGCGTCATCGAATCGTCTAGGATCGCCGAGCGGACGGTGGGGCTGATCGTGGTCAACCGTGACAACAAGGCGGCGGTTTCTTGACCCGCCAAGGCGTGAATCGCGGCGGTTTGAAGCTCAAGCGGTTCCGTTGAGGTGACTAGGTTAAGGACATCTCCGCGAAACTTAGCATCGATCAGCGTCAGGACGGAAACGGCGGCACGGCGGAGCGTGATCTCAGCGTCCGGGTCGGAGGCTAGCGTCGCAAGTTCGGCACCGAAGTCCGCCAGTTTTTTTTGTAGGTCGGGTTGCAGTGCCACGCCGCGTTTGCGAACGGTGCCCAATGCCGCAGCGAGCTCACCGATGTTCTCGACGCTGGTCTCTTGACGGCCTTGGTCGATAACATTGTAGAACAGCTCCGCCAAAAAGTCACTGTTTTGCATCCGCACGGCCATCTCAAGGACGGCGGCTTCATAAGGTGCCGCAGCCTCCTTGCCGTGAATCGCCGTTCGGAACTGGCGGAGGTTGTGCTCGCCCAGCGAGCTGATCACAGCGGCTTGTACATAGAGATCACCGGCGGAAAGCAAGGCAATCTCGGCGAGTCGATTGATCGCGCCGGTCGACGAGGACGCGCCTAGCGAATAGGCGAGTTGCAGTCGTACATGCGGATCGTTGATGTCACAGGTTTCCAGTGCCGAAATTAAGCGGTCGGAAACTTTTCCCGGTTCGTGAATGAATTTCTCGGCAATGCGAATCGCATGGCGGCGGACGGTGGCGTCCGTGTCGGCCAACGCGATGCGAAGCGTTTCGACGTCCATCTGCAGACCGTCCAAGGTGCACAACGCGTGCAAGCGAGCGAGTGGATTGGTCGATGAACGCACGACCGTTTGCAGCCGAGCAAGGTCCGGCGCCGAATTGCGTTCAATTAATTGTTGTTGGGCAAGATCGCGGACACGGCCATTGGGGGATGCGAGTTGATCGATCAAGGCGGGGCCGGCTAGATCGTTTAGCTTGAGGATCGGTCGTGGTGAGCTGTTTTTGGGATATGCCCGGTAGATCCGTCCACGGTCATGACCTGCACGCAAAAAAAGCTCTTTGGTACGTTCCCCAATCCATTGCGGATGCTCGATCACTAGTCGGTACATATCGGTCACCCACAACGCCCCATCGGGTCCAGTGGTGACGAACGAGGGGCGAAACCAGGAATCGGTCGAGGCCAAAAACTCAATTTCCGCTTCGTCTTCGGGGCGAACGCTCTCGAACGTGACTCCCGTGGCAGTCAATTGCCGGCGTTGAACGAGGTTGTGTACCGGTTCACAGGTGAAGGTGTTTTGTAGAAAGTCCGCGCCGAGCAAAGTGTCCCGATAAATGGTCGTACTGCATGCGGAGGTGAATTCATGTTCCATTCCCGCGGCGGGAGGTTTGTAGCCAGACCAATGGCTCAGTACGCGCGAAACCGGAAACACTTGGGTGTTGTCTAAACGGGCGATATTCCGTTGAGCCGCCGGTGGTGCTACCAATGGATTGCGACGCAGATAATGATCCGCCAAGACGTAATGACGCACTGGAATCGAGTTATTGCTTCCGAACCAATTGCCGTGATCGTCGCGATGACGACCGTATTGCGTTTGTCCCGATTGAGCTTCCAACGCTCCGTCCTCGGGACGGATGCGAACGTCGAGTCCGCGGATGTCGAGCTTCTTTCCTGTCTTCACCGACTCAATCACTCCCCCGCTATCCCCATTGGCGAGATACAACCAATTGTCTAATCCTCGGGTGATGCCATTGAAACGGTGTTGTTGATTGCCTTCGACGAATCCACGATAAAGTTCTTCACGCACTTCGGCTTTCCCGTCTCCGTCGCGGTCGGCGGCAAAGAACAGTGAGGGAGCGGCACAGACGAGCACTCCATCACGCCACGCCATGACGCCGGTGGGAAAGGGGATTTCATCTAGGAACAATGTCGATTTGTCATACTGGCCGTCTCCGGTGGTGTCTTCCAAATAGCGAACGCGACCGCCCGGTTTGCCCTTGTCATCGAGGCCGAGGGGATAGTCCGCCATTTCGACCACCCACAATTTGCCATCCGGGCCCCAATCCAGCGCGACGGGGTCCATCACGAGCGGCTCCGCGACGACCAATTCGATTTCGAAATCGGGACGCATTTGAATCGATTGGTGCGACAACTCCGCCGAGCGTGGTCCAGGCTCGGTGCGACCTAACAATTCCAGGAACGAACGGCGGTCGACGAGATCAGGTAAACGGTGGGTGTCTTCGTTCTGGACCCACATATGGTCGGCGGCGAACCAGACGCCATTGTTGGTTCCCTCACGCACGATCAAGGGGACGTCGTTCAAGTCTTTGACCCGACGGGTGAAACCGCCGGTGTCAACGTCGTAAAGCTGGATCGCGGTGTCCGCGCCGTTAGAAATGATCACATCGTCGTGGCCGTCCTTGTCAAAGTCGACAAACCGCACGCCGTTATCCCGGCCAAGATCATCGACAATTGCAAAGGGCATCGGATCGGGCGTCGATTGCCACGTGCCATCATCACGGCGTTTCAGAATTTGTCGGTCTTGGGAGTTGCCGACAATCACTTCCGAGACACCGTCGCCGTCCAAGTCGCGAAGCCGGACTCCTTGGTCGGCTCCCGCGACGGAGGTGCGAATGTCGAGCAGCGGTTGCGGTAGGGGAGTGGAAGTGACCCCATTGTCGGTCACTTGGTAGAGGCCTTGTTGGGTTTCATTGTTGACGAGTAGTGATACCGAACCATCCTTGGCCAGATGCCCGAACTTGACTCCCAAATCGACTCGTCCTTGGTTTCCCTTGGCGGTGATTTGCAGGTCATGATCAAACTCACGCCATTGTTTCGCGGCCGGTTGCCAAAGGCGTGCGGTTTTGCGAGTTTCGTTGCCAATGATGACGTCGACGTAGCCATCTTGGTTCAAATCCGCAATGCGGACCCCGTGGTCGCCGCCGT contains:
- a CDS encoding PQQ-binding-like beta-propeller repeat protein encodes the protein MKTTHHTTLIRFALAWGIGSSMLNGSLLSASDVVWPGFLGPERDGWVDHFQPPVEWPKSLNTVWQVEVGKGYGSPLVANGRVYQHSREGGEEVLRCLELATGKEIWKQTYAVPFQASSGGERHGNGPKSSPILADGRIFTMSSLGEISAWDAKSGDRLWRRDHRKRFPKNHPNWGASTSPIVDGDRVVAHFGNDDEGALIALNVKTGEEIWSQGSDGASYSSPLAVEIHGVHQIVDWNHRALVGVDSESGTMLWEFPLPQFTSNQNMPTPTFHNGQILLGGENRGIYGLEPVIKDGEWSVSERWFQKDVALDMSTAVINGDLLFGFSHYKKGQLFCLDTTTGKVRWRGPGRTGDNVAFLSIPDHVVALLDNGRLQVIKATESALEEVASYQVADSPTWAPPVLLENGLLIKDQTSLALWSFE
- a CDS encoding alpha/beta fold hydrolase; translated protein: MNQKARCVLASLFVMAVTSVVAVGQESPSYNAQLDNYPYPFPVETFEFSSQRQTLQMAYMHLKGSEEMPTVVLLHGKNFSGSYWEQTATLLQSKGYSVLIPDQIGFGKSSKPAYYQFGFPQLAHNTRQLIEKLGIKKPVIVGHSMGGMLAARYTLMYQSDVERLILVNPIGLEDYLKFVQYKDVQFFYQNEVKKTPADIKAYQLKNYYDGKWDPAYDEWMKIHVGWINGPDWERVAWNNAMTYDMIFSQPVCNEWADINVPTRLIIGTRDRTGPGRGWKKPGVERELGQYQNLGKQTAAEIEDCQLYELEGLGHMPQIEAFDRFRVEFEKALPR
- a CDS encoding PVC-type heme-binding CxxCH protein → MFRLPLLFCAGLLLSLGSELAAQTNTLTYLDESADGYYPGTSFPKLTTPQWVGDEGVDVVITLGIDDLGDTAKYEAYLRPILERLKQIDGRAPVSIMSCKVNPNDPQLQTWLDEGLSIEVHTVDHPCPCLQGSDFAKAKSTYDRCVDTMASIPGNAPVAFRTPCCDSRNTPSPRLWEEIFNRRTQAGNFLQADSSVFTVFTDTDPDLPRELVLDPDGTPRFNKYIPFPSFVNKIQNYPYPYVVGKLGWQFPCMVPSDWEAQNLQQPNNPQTVTDMQAALDATVIKQGMFNLVFHPHGWIRNDQVVQLIDYADKKYGKRVKFLTFKECVDRINHNLLVDQPLRAPKDGGDHGVRIADLNQDGYVDVIIGNETRKTARLWQPAAKQWREFDHDLQITAKGNQGRVDLGVKFGHLAKDGSVSLLVNNETQQGLYQVTDNGVTSTPLPQPLLDIRTSVAGADQGVRLRDLDGDGVSEVIVGNSQDRQILKRRDDGTWQSTPDPMPFAIVDDLGRDNGVRFVDFDKDGHDDVIISNGADTAIQLYDVDTGGFTRRVKDLNDVPLIVREGTNNGVWFAADHMWVQNEDTHRLPDLVDRRSFLELLGRTEPGPRSAELSHQSIQMRPDFEIELVVAEPLVMDPVALDWGPDGKLWVVEMADYPLGLDDKGKPGGRVRYLEDTTGDGQYDKSTLFLDEIPFPTGVMAWRDGVLVCAAPSLFFAADRDGDGKAEVREELYRGFVEGNQQHRFNGITRGLDNWLYLANGDSGGVIESVKTGKKLDIRGLDVRIRPEDGALEAQSGQTQYGRHRDDHGNWFGSNNSIPVRHYVLADHYLRRNPLVAPPAAQRNIARLDNTQVFPVSRVLSHWSGYKPPAAGMEHEFTSACSTTIYRDTLLGADFLQNTFTCEPVHNLVQRRQLTATGVTFESVRPEDEAEIEFLASTDSWFRPSFVTTGPDGALWVTDMYRLVIEHPQWIGERTKELFLRAGHDRGRIYRAYPKNSSPRPILKLNDLAGPALIDQLASPNGRVRDLAQQQLIERNSAPDLARLQTVVRSSTNPLARLHALCTLDGLQMDVETLRIALADTDATVRRHAIRIAEKFIHEPGKVSDRLISALETCDINDPHVRLQLAYSLGASSSTGAINRLAEIALLSAGDLYVQAAVISSLGEHNLRQFRTAIHGKEAAAPYEAAVLEMAVRMQNSDFLAELFYNVIDQGRQETSVENIGELAAALGTVRKRGVALQPDLQKKLADFGAELATLASDPDAEITLRRAAVSVLTLIDAKFRGDVLNLVTSTEPLELQTAAIHALAGQETAALLSRLTTISPTVRSAILDDSMTRESTALQLAEAVRSNTIPLQTIGSEHRQKMTTHVSEKVRAAATELFGDAMSSGDKHALLETYRSVNPADGDQSRGQAIFTQHCATCHRVKGIGNQVGPDLAGLKDRSPKAMVTAILAPNAAVEDKYLSYNVLTLDGVVEAGIITNESTVAIELTMQNGKSKTILRDDIDQVQSVGTSLMPEEFEKVISPSQMSDLLAFLDELGPAPKAFPGNEPITITARDGGTFEMTAAACRIFGDKINFEAKHKNIGFWSDINDRVEWTVANDKPSQYEVWLDYACPANTAGNAFIFTLGEQTLTGTVQSTNGWDDYRQVKLGTITLPQDTSVAVFKADPSLKNWLLDLRGITLKPVAP